The DNA sequence GGCTAAAATGCACAAGACAGATGATGCAGTGACTCATATGCATTCCTCCAGTTACTTTTATTTCAGATCTTTAGGgaactgtacacacacataagTACAACACTGGCAATGTGGATCCGCATACAcacttattttttaaaaatccagccttaaaaaaaaaaacaaagaaaaacaataatattTTGGAATGATATTATGAACAGAATACTAGTAAAGGGTCTCAGATGGGCAAATTCACCAATTCCTATCCCAGCTATTAAAATACAATATGCATCAATTCAGAAAGACATCTTGAAAGACATGaaagtaaacaagagtaaacaaCAGAATGTAAATGAGAAAAGTAAACAACAGAATAAGTAAACAAAAGCAAGGGAAATGAGAAATGTGCATGAAAAAGACAGTAAACACAAAGTAAACAAGAGAAAGTGTAAACGAGACAGTAAACATGCGTAAACAACCCAGTTAACACACTCAaatggggctcacatgggtgaaacgtggtgggttccaggtggctCTGAGTGTGTTTATACATGTGTTGTTGCTGGGACCCAGTTGTGCTTCCAGCAACAACCACCCACCTtaaatctcacatgggtcccatctaggccccatgtgctgTGTACAACCCACATGGGGcccattactgaccctggtgggcatccaaatgtggggccaacatgaaacATTCTGGTTCTAAGTTGAACTACCCATACAGACCCCAAATGTGCGTGTTATCTGAGAAGACACTGGCAAATGAGACAGTAAACAAATAGAAAGGTAGAAGAGTAAACAAGGTGTAAACAAGATTCagtgtaaacaagagaaagagctGCAGTAGGACCAAAACGAGGCACTTCTTCGGTGGTCATTTTAAAACGTGTGACCATTATGTCCTTATTTTAATATCTCTGATTCCGTTTCTGCCTCCAGGCCAAGAGCAGGAACGGTGAACTGTAGTTCAACAACTGAAAGAGGTTTCAGTagaaaatcaaatcaaattaaagtGCTACAATGGGTCAGTAATTTAGTTCAAACAGGACTGTAAATCTCAAGTGAATCTCTGATGTGTTAACTTCATGAAGTCTCTTTAAAAAGGCAGAAGAAATATACAGAtaactatatatttataaaaatagaataatataGTAAAGTACATCTGTAACAAAGATAAAAAGTAAACACTGAACATATGTAGTGCTTAAAGAGTACACACTGCAGAACATGGCCTCCTGGCAAGTGAAATCATCTTAACATATTGAGTAtatcattatttatattttacgattatttatttattacgatattttattatttacgaTTATTGTAAGAATATTAGGAGAGTATTCAACCTAAGTCCAATTACCTTTTTCCACTGGCCACTGGCCACTATTTTAGCTTGAAGATAAATGACGAGCCATAATGTCTCAAACTAGATTGAGTAATCTCAAACTCTCCACACAGCCATCATACAATGAGGAATCATGTGAAATATGTCATATACTGACAATATAAAAGATGCTTTTGCATGTCCATATATTGCAGTGTATTAGATATTATTAGAAGGTATTTTACTTCAAAGCAACAGAGTAATCTACACTAAACCCAAGTCTTCATTAGAATTAAACCTCTCCCAGCAGGAATAGTACTCTCTTAGCCCTCTGATTATACACTGCCACCTATTGGTCATTTGTGGTCATTGCATTATAGTTGGACCATCTACTGCAGTGGTCTCAAACTCCgctccaaccctaatccaccccACCTGTTCAAACTCATTACTGCCCCTTGAAAGGTTCCTGAATGGGGTGTGTTACATTTGAGTTGTTTTGAGTTGTTCAAACCTGCAGGAAagtagatctccaggaggagGGCTGATGACCACTGATCTACTGTATGTTGGCACTTTCAATTCATTGCATTTCTCACTTTATACACCAGCATGAACTGCCATTTAATCTggaatgtgtctgtctgtctatctgaatTCAGGCACttctgaatgactctgatcGTACCAGTCTGATTGGTTCGCTTGCACAGAACATGTCCGTAGCCTGTAGGCCACTTTATGTGAATACACCTAACACAGACTACAGCAAATGCCCCGCAATACTGAGCTGAACTGATTTTAGTGACATTTCCTGAGTAGAAACCATATTGTGTAAACAAGCTTCAATGGTGTCCAGCACTTGAAGAGGAATTCCACCGGTTTTTTATCTAGATTTGTAGAATTCAGTGGTTTGGATGTAAACAAAGTATTTAAGAGTTGGTCTAGTGTGAAACGGTTTATAGTAGAGAAACTTATTAAGtcaattttttttaacagtggtggtgaatggaaacCGGGGTCATGGCCTCCAAACCCActataaatcattaaaaaatattttcttttaaGACTATTTGTCTTTAAAACATCTTCCATGTACCTCTTTCACCATGAACAGAGcatgaaaacacattttaggCCCAATTCCCTTCCATTTTAATTTATAAATTATcataaaacaaatgttttaaGCATCAACTTCCTGTTTTTTACAAATTTAACATCTAATTCTAATCACCACCATTGTACGTTTCTCTAGAACAAAGTGTTTCACACTAATCCCACTCTGATTGAATTGatgcatttttatattatttaattatatataaaaaaagaaaactttttGGATTTCGCCATAACGACTTTGGATGTTTGATTGGTGAGACTGAAAGACTATGGAATTGCATTCAATTCCCAACATTCAGAGAAAGAGTTGCCTCGCTTGGCTTCATAGTGGCATGATTTTACATAAAATGTCTTGACAACTACttttgaaacaaacaaaaaaaatctgataaatTGGCAatgtaacattaacatttttggTCCAGTAGAACATGTAAACAATAcccagtaaagaaaaaaagcttgactaaaacatgctaatgttgctaacaacaAATGAAAAAGCTATGATAAAGCCACAAATATGGCTAAATATAACGCATAATGGTTACTGATGGCTATTATTTTCAGTCAGTCATTGTTAGCAACATCAGCTTATTTGACTGAAAGACTCCTTTAAGGTCAtgattagggatgtcccaattcAGCTTTGGCTCTCCCCTCACCACAACCATCACAGTTTAcctttatccagagcaactttaATTTGATTCATGTAGGAGAAtatagagttaggagtcttgtcaaAGACATGCGTTGGCAACCAACTCGCCCGGGTACCTAGCCCTGATGCATCGCCTAGCAGATGCCTAATGCCGGTCAGCATCAAGTGACGTGGGAGAGAGAAATACATCTACCCAccaggagagagcaaggccaattgtgctctcccatgctctggctgctgatggcatccAGCATGTTACCACTGTTGTTTCCAAGTTGTAAATTATGTCCATTTACGGTGCCTGGAAGATGCTTTTAGGACACAGCGGCAAAAATAAAGGATCAAAACTGGTTAGGGCTTATAATAGGGGCATAATTGGGGCATCCCTAATATTCTATGACCATTATCATAAGTCCTCAAACAGCTCTGATAATCTTCAGGCAGAAGAAGCCGGAAACAGCTGTTCGAAGTACTTAACTAAACTATCTACATCAATGTAAGAAAGTGCTCTTTGAGTTACCACAGGTTTGCATATAACCAACAAACGTACTGATTGTAATAGCAATATTCTGGTTTTGGTCAACCTGGCAGGTCTTAGATGTTAGTCAGGACGTTGCTGGTGATGACGTTTACACTAAGCATTCCCGGGAGGTCACTGTTCTGACGATTGCCTTTTCCTCGCAGGTGGACCGTGTGATGCTGCTGCAAGTCTGAGAGGTCACCGTTTAGAGTCACCTGACCCATAAATGAGTCGGTCAGGACATTCTTGTTGTAGACCTGAAAACAGAATGTTTTAAGTTGGATAGTTTTAAAATCAATATCAAGGGTTTTACCATGTTATTAAACTCTGTGAGCCTCAAGTACAGTTCGGCTTGGAGAACATATCACCCCTCATCTGAAACTATCCCGTACCTCAATGTGGATTGCCTGTTTGGGCTTCTTTCTGTAGAACAGCGCCTTCACATCAAAGTCTGGACTCAGATTGTCTTTGTGAGCAGGAGATCGCACCTTCTCCCCTTCACAGCTGATGATCACGTATGGGTCAGATGCTGCAAAGAGAGGACACTCAGTCCCAAACATCTGATTTAGCATCTAAACCAAAACTGCAGGATCATCTAAAGATAAACACCTACATCCATCTGAGTCCTGACCCTGGAGTCCCACAGCCTTCATCACATGGACCTGTGTGACCAGCTGTGGATACCCACAAAGCCCTGTCCAACATGTCTGTGGAGGCTCATCCAGCGTCAAcaacctgaaaacacacacacacagacacacacttttacaaGCAGAGAACCCCAAAATGCATACCAGGGCCGAGAGGGGGAGACCAGAGACACTCAAGTATAGAAAAACACAAACGCTGGTTTCGAGTTTTGCAAAACAATAGGGGCGTAAGAAAATACTGACATATAGTATAAAGTCTcgcaatattatgttttgtaaTGCATCAGCTTCCAGCTTAAAATTACCATATTTACCATGATAGTCCATACCATGTTTTGCAGATGTAATAGCATATACCTCTGTGCAATTTTGTGCacaagcacattatttaaatgcATGCATCTCAGCGATAATTGTTTTACAGGTCACATTAGAACAGACGCAAGTACACATAAATGCCAACATTCAGAGAAAGAGTTGCCTCGCTTGGCTTCATAATGGCATGATTTTACATAAAATGTTTGCACACTCTTGACAACTacttttgaaagaaaaaaaaaagaatcagatAAATTGGCAATGTAACATTAACATTTGGTCCAGTAAAACATGTAAACAATAcccagtaaagaaaaaaagcttgACTAAAACATCCcaataaatatgaaaaagctACGATAAAGCCACAAATACTTGCATAATGGTTACTGATGGCTATTCATTTTCATCCTTAGTCAGTCATTGTTAGCAACATCAGCTTATTTGACTGAAAGACTTCTTAAAGGACattattagggatgtcccaattcAGCTTTGGCTCCCCCCTCACCACAACCTTCACAGTTTAcctttatccagagcaactttaATTTGAATCATGTAGGAGAATATAGAGTTTTGTCAAAGACATGCGTTGGCAACCAACACTCCCGGTACACATAAATGCTGTAAAAAgtaataagaatttaaaaaaaaaatttttttcaTTCTCATCTTGTGAGCTGCTGCTCTTGTGTACCACATCAGCTCCAGATTAGAACATGTTTAGAGAGGATTTTaaaggagtctgtcttatttaaacctcagacatttagttggGTTTGCTGTTGATTGTTGAGGTGTGATTGGTTCATGTCCGGTGTTATGCAGGACAATGTGTTTTGGGGCATTACTTGCAGTCTGCAGGCACATCTGTGAAGACCCGTAACAGGAAGTCTCCCTGCAGGCCGGGGTTAAAGGTGGTGGGGATGATGACGTATCGGCCCTCCTTCAGGTCCTTGCGCACAAACACGCTGCGAGAGTTGATGTAAACGGAGCTGCACAACTTCTGTTGACTTGTGTGCATACGGTACAGCCTGTTCAGCTCCACCTGGTGGAGGGGAAAAGCACAACGTgcagacaaagaaaataaatgtgatTGTTTTTGCTATTGTGAGCAGCTTCGCAGGACCATGGCATCAAGGGACATACGGAGAGCCTTTATGAGTGTATCTGTGTCCATTTACCCTTTGAATGTCGAAACCAATTGCCaggttctctccttttccctctTTAGGTTGAGCTCTCCTGTCTTTCTGCTGCAGGCAGATCAACACTTCATCTTCAGGCTTTTTCACATCAAAGACATACTGGAGAAAGAGCAGGGGAAACACATTAGGACTAAATAATTCAATGGAAAATCCATTTTAATTCACATGTGAGCCCTTATTAAGTACTTACAGGACCATTTCAAAAATGTTCACCAATGTTCAAAAggatttaatgttaataaagaTAAGAGTGAAACCTTTGGGTAATTTCACATATAGACATTCTGTCAATCTGATGGCTTCACTGGGAACTACAGGATGAGACATGCTGTACAGTGTTTTGATGAGATTTAAGACATCTGTAATGTTTACTGCCATTTGAGATACGTGCCTCACTGCTCCAGGTTGTAAAGGAAGTCTGTTTATGGcgcagcggtaaaaacaaagaattggatctatctatctatcttgcgtgcttgcttgcttgctttctcatctatatatatattatattatattttatatatatatatacacacacacacacacacacacacacacacacacacacagagatagacagatagaaagtctTTAAAAGCAGAGTCATGATTCAACAATCAGACAAAGCAATGTCACAGCTCTCCTGCATTTTCACATACCTGTGGGTTCTGCAGGTAAGTATTTTTGTTGTTAATGCAGCCTCCTGAGCGGTTTCTCAGTGGGTCTTCATGGCGACTCCAGGACCCAAACATCACAGCCTCCTCCCAGGTCTTATGGATGCTGAGGATGGACGTGTTAATGAGCCGGCACAGGATCAGGTCTGTAAAGTGCTTAGTGAAGTCCTCAAAGGTCATCCTAAAAGAGAGGAAACCGAGGCAAGGAGAAAGACAAATAAGCTTTTTAGAAAACACGTTAGAGGAGAATAGAGCAACATGAGATAttccagttatttatttattttttattaataattaatacataataatttatcaaactttttgtttgttttaaactcACTTGCacataaagaaaaaatgaagtATGCGTAAAGACTTTTACCAGAACTCCCCATCGTCCTGCACAGTAACACCCAGCTTCTCCCGTTCACCTTTACTGACCTTTTGCCACTCCTCTGAACTAGAGAGGAAAGACAGAAGGAGCCAATCAGCAAGAAATAGTGACTTAGAAAGCAATTGTACATTTGTACAAGTTAACCAGTAAGGCGTGTATTTACAAGGACATTGTCGAATACGTGTATTTGCTACCTCACCCAGCAGGAGGCAGTGTGAACACACAAGAACAGAACCAAGATTTTACACCCAGGAAAAAATACATTCCTACAGTTAAAATGTGGCCACATGAATGCCCCACCTAAAGCAATAGAAACAAACACAATTTGCACagacatgtttagtgtctgagcttatttattgttttagcTGGAGCTAcacggctaatgtagctaactaaataaagtaaataaagctaacaagtaaaaaaaaaaaaaactctaccCCCAACTAGCATGGTGCTGACTTCCCAGACTTGCCTCAGACCATTAAGAGTTGTTGAGTATATCTCGAACGGACTTGCTTATGTGATttctgctggtcaagctggttgaccatcctTTTTCATCCGTTTTCTTTTGAGCTTGATAGTTTAGCTGGCCAGTATGACCAGAAAACATGTTCTAGGCTGATCTAGCAAGATCTAAGTTGGTCAGCCAGCATTCCCAGCATGGTTTACTAGCCAAAGGTATATTTTCACCTAGATGGCCACCAAACCCCAGTATAGACCATCTACCACCAGCTACTAGCAAAAGCAGGTCTAGAGTTTTCAGAAGAGAACTGAAAAAGTAACACCAACAGCTAAAGGCTAAAGctaagaaataaaacaaaggaGTCTTCAGGCCTGTAGGTTAGTGGCTAATAGCAATAGCTAATATTCAATTTAGTGAACACAGCACTTAAAGCTGTTCAAACTCTTAAtgcaattacaataaaaatacgATTGTTATGATTATAGGCTTCCATTACTTCTTAGGTACATCAGTACTATAGCTCCAGTTTAAAACTACAGGACCAAGAAACCAAACATCTACCATCTGAtcgaggagggggggggtggagaaACATGTAGCGCATGCAGGTGATTATTTGCTAAGGTGTACTGTGTCCTGTACATGGCCTGCAGGTGCTCTGTACTGACCTGTCACTCCATGCCCCGTTCCACTCTCGCTCACCCCAGGGGTTCCGCATGCGGATCATGGTCAGCTTTTCAGACTTGAAGAAGGCCAACAGACCATGACCCAGACGAACCCTCCGCACATCCGTCACTGCATAGGCATGTCCTTTGACCAGACCACAGTCCAGACGGGCCTCCATGTCTGCCTGAGTGGTCGCCTGGATAACGGCATCAAAAcagtacaaaaaaaacatttgtacttCATCATTTTCATTCctcacatttttcattttctacCCTGGGCAAAAATCCAGATCAAGAgagctggtagctggtttcagatggtctaagctggtatTTGTTGGTCAAGGTGGtcgaaaagctggtcatccaggtgaaaacacacCCTGTGCTGGTAAgcgtatgttgcatttgattttgataGAACAGCTGGTCTATTAGCATGACTAACAGGTAGTCAAGCTGGTGtactggtcagccagcttgaCCATgaaggtcatgctggtcatgctttTGGTCAACTTGGCCATACTGGCAGACcatctaaaccatcaaactcaagtGAAAGCAACACCCTATTCTAGTCacgagctaagctggtcaaccatcttaaccagcttgagcttTATCAGAAAATAGccacacaatgtaaacaacagCCGACGCAGAAAAATAAAGGTCATGTGTTTTTGATATGACTAAAGTTACGCATTTTTGCCCACCCTGTTTGCTCAGACTCACTCTGATGGAGCAGCTGATGAGACCTCCTCTGTTGTGGACTTTGAGGACACGCTCAAACAGCTGGTTCCGGGCCTCCTCCTCTTGCCCAAAATGGCCCTC is a window from the Salminus brasiliensis chromosome 13, fSalBra1.hap2, whole genome shotgun sequence genome containing:
- the capn5a gene encoding calpain-5a; the encoded protein is MFSSVKPYEGQQFAALRKQCQQKGTLFEDPLFLPVDQSLFYQGNRIGKVTWKRPKELCSDPHLFVHGISAHDLHQGQLGNCWFVAASSSLASREALWQKVIPDWKDQEWDPNRPESYAGIFHFRFWRFGEWVDVVVDDRLPTANGQLIYCHSNDSNEFWSALVEKAYAKIHGCYEALDGGNTADALVDFTGGVSEPIDLLEGHFGQEEEARNQLFERVLKVHNRGGLISCSIRATTQADMEARLDCGLVKGHAYAVTDVRRVRLGHGLLAFFKSEKLTMIRMRNPWGEREWNGAWSDSSEEWQKVSKGEREKLGVTVQDDGEFWMTFEDFTKHFTDLILCRLINTSILSIHKTWEEAVMFGSWSRHEDPLRNRSGGCINNKNTYLQNPQYVFDVKKPEDEVLICLQQKDRRAQPKEGKGENLAIGFDIQRVELNRLYRMHTSQQKLCSSVYINSRSVFVRKDLKEGRYVIIPTTFNPGLQGDFLLRVFTDVPADCKLLTLDEPPQTCWTGLCGYPQLVTQVHVMKAVGLQGQDSDGSSDPYVIISCEGEKVRSPAHKDNLSPDFDVKALFYRKKPKQAIHIEVYNKNVLTDSFMGQVTLNGDLSDLQQHHTVHLRGKGNRQNSDLPGMLSVNVITSNVLTNI